The region GTCGGTTTACCCAGGGGCGTGGTCTTTCAATGGAGGCCGTCATCCTGAAACGAGTTCAGGATGACGGCGGTGCGAATGCGGGGACCGGAACGATCAATCGTCCAGCGCCTTCATCGCATCGTTCCATTTGGAGATGTTGGTGCGCGCTTCCTGCACGAAGGCGGAGCGGCGGACGACGCGGAGGAAGAAGCCGGCGATCATCTTGCCGGGATTGCGCAAGGGGCGTTCGAACTGGATAAGCAGGACGACGCGGGTGCCGGCGGTGTCGTTCCACACTTCGTGTTGATAGGTATCGTCGAACACCAGCGTTTCGCCCTCGGCCCAGCGCACGATGCGCGCGTCGACACGCATGCGCACGTCGCCGTCGCGCGGCACGATCAGGCCCAGATGGCAGGTGATCAGCCCCTTGGTGACGCCGCGATGATCGGGAATGTGCGTGCCGGGCGCGAGGATCGAGAAGAAGGCGCTGTTGAGGCCGGGAATCTGCTCGACGATCTTCGCCGTGTTCGGGCAGCGCTCGAGATTGTCGGTGATCGGGAAGCCGTAGCCCCACAGGAAGAACGAGCGCCATTTGTTGATCTCGGCGATCGAGCGATGATCGGGCGAGATGGTGGCGAGGCTCGGCGCAGCCTCGCCCTGCAACGCGACGCGGACCGCCTCGTCGCGGATCACCTGCCAATTGTCGCGCAGCAGCGCGGTCCAGGCGAATTCGCGCACGTCGAGCACCGGATCGTTCGGCACGAGCGACGATGAGGCGATCAGCTTGTCGAAGAAGCTGCGCAGATGCTTGCCGTATTTGATCAGGAACGGCCGGTTGCGATCCGCTTCCATCTTCGCGCCGGGTGCGGGCGCGCCGGAAATGACGTTGAGATCGGGGACGCGGATGGTGCGCTGCTCGGCGACATCGCCAGAATCTCGACACAATTCGGCCAATGCGGAAGTGGTTTCGAACGTCACGTCTGTTCCTGCCTTCGTGACCGG is a window of Sphingomonas sp. Leaf357 DNA encoding:
- a CDS encoding aspartyl/asparaginyl beta-hydroxylase domain-containing protein; this translates as MTFETTSALAELCRDSGDVAEQRTIRVPDLNVISGAPAPGAKMEADRNRPFLIKYGKHLRSFFDKLIASSSLVPNDPVLDVREFAWTALLRDNWQVIRDEAVRVALQGEAAPSLATISPDHRSIAEINKWRSFFLWGYGFPITDNLERCPNTAKIVEQIPGLNSAFFSILAPGTHIPDHRGVTKGLITCHLGLIVPRDGDVRMRVDARIVRWAEGETLVFDDTYQHEVWNDTAGTRVVLLIQFERPLRNPGKMIAGFFLRVVRRSAFVQEARTNISKWNDAMKALDD